The Chitinophagales bacterium genome has a window encoding:
- a CDS encoding phage tail protein — protein sequence MMDSYIGEVRMFGGNFAPRNWALCQGQLLSIAANNALFSILGTTFGGDGRTTFALPDLRGRVAVGTGTGPGLSTIRLGEVYGSETVTLLQPNLPVHTHALTSSLHSTWSPACSDATSGNTNEPTGAVPAASATSTYAGSSDGTKFKPTPLTNFGGNVTPAIAGGNQPHNNLMPILAVNYMIALYGIYPSRN from the coding sequence ATTATGGACAGTTACATAGGTGAAGTACGCATGTTTGGCGGAAATTTTGCACCAAGGAATTGGGCTCTTTGCCAGGGGCAATTACTTTCCATTGCCGCAAACAACGCTTTATTTTCAATATTAGGTACAACTTTCGGCGGTGATGGTCGCACAACATTCGCCTTGCCGGACCTGAGAGGCCGTGTGGCAGTAGGTACAGGTACCGGTCCTGGTTTGTCTACTATACGGTTAGGCGAAGTATATGGGTCGGAAACAGTTACTTTATTACAGCCTAACCTGCCGGTTCACACCCATGCATTGACATCTTCACTTCATAGTACGTGGAGCCCAGCATGTTCTGATGCAACTTCAGGCAATACTAACGAACCTACCGGCGCTGTTCCTGCGGCATCAGCCACAAGCACTTATGCAGGCTCATCAGACGGTACTAAGTTCAAACCAACACCGCTAACAAATTTCGGTGGTAATGTTACACCTGCAATAGCCGGTGGTAATCAGCCGCATAACAACCTTATGCCTATACTCGCGGTAAATTATATGATTGCTTTGTATGGAATATATCCAAGCCGCAATTAA
- a CDS encoding tail fiber protein, with the protein MEGMIGEIRLFAPNFAPKAWAYCQGQILSIASNTALFSILGTTYGGNGTTTFALPNFNGRSAVSSGRGPGLSDYRLGQKTGTETVTLNITQMPAHTHTVLVTNPSGSVTMGGFNDEPNQASPVNGYPALVDGFTLYDTRADEFMQMSNVNVGGAINAALDGGNQSHENRQPFIAINYIICQYGIFPSRN; encoded by the coding sequence ATGGAAGGAATGATTGGGGAGATAAGACTATTTGCTCCCAATTTCGCTCCCAAGGCCTGGGCATATTGCCAGGGACAGATCTTGTCTATTGCATCAAATACGGCCTTGTTCTCCATTCTGGGAACAACGTATGGCGGTAATGGCACTACTACTTTTGCATTGCCAAACTTCAACGGTCGTTCTGCCGTTAGTTCAGGCAGGGGGCCGGGTCTGTCAGATTACAGGTTAGGACAAAAAACAGGTACCGAAACCGTAACGCTAAACATTACACAAATGCCGGCGCATACCCACACGGTTTTAGTTACAAATCCAAGCGGCTCCGTAACCATGGGTGGCTTTAATGATGAGCCTAACCAGGCAAGCCCGGTTAATGGCTATCCGGCGCTGGTAGATGGCTTTACGCTATACGATACAAGGGCCGATGAATTCATGCAAATGTCTAATGTAAATGTAGGAGGTGCAATCAATGCCGCGCTTGACGGTGGTAACCAGTCTCACGAAAACAGGCAGCCATTCATCGCGATCAATTACATCATATGCCAGTATGGTATATTCCCATCAAGAAACTAA
- a CDS encoding zinc metallopeptidase, with translation MGIGYLLIVVFFMVLGSVVSGRLKSKFREYGELPLGAGMSGKEVAEKMLRDNGIYDVTVNSAQGFLSDHYNPADKTVNLSPDVYSGRSIAAAAVAAHECGHAVQHAKAYSMLQFRSAMVPVVKVSTTLGQWVLLAGVGLFFGRGNQWLLLAGIVMFAISTLFSLVTLPVEYDASNRALAWMENTGLTSRNEHDKAKDALKWAARTYVVAALSSVAMLLYYISIFMNRRD, from the coding sequence ATGGGAATAGGATATTTGTTAATTGTAGTGTTTTTCATGGTGCTGGGCTCAGTTGTGAGCGGCAGGCTGAAATCGAAATTCAGGGAGTATGGCGAGCTGCCCCTGGGCGCCGGGATGAGCGGTAAAGAAGTAGCTGAAAAAATGCTCCGTGATAATGGTATTTATGATGTAACGGTCAACTCTGCGCAAGGGTTCCTGTCCGACCATTATAACCCGGCCGACAAGACGGTGAACCTCAGCCCTGATGTATACAGTGGGCGAAGTATTGCAGCTGCTGCGGTAGCCGCACACGAATGCGGTCATGCCGTACAACATGCCAAAGCATACAGCATGCTGCAGTTTCGTAGCGCTATGGTACCGGTAGTTAAGGTGAGTACTACATTAGGACAATGGGTATTGCTGGCGGGTGTAGGGCTTTTCTTTGGCCGTGGCAACCAATGGTTATTATTGGCGGGTATTGTGATGTTTGCCATCTCCACACTGTTTTCATTAGTAACTTTGCCGGTGGAGTATGACGCAAGCAACCGTGCACTGGCCTGGATGGAAAATACGGGACTTACTTCCCGCAACGAACATGATAAAGCAAAAGATGCACTGAAATGGGCGGCACGTACTTATGTAGTGGCCGCACTAAGCTCGGTGGCGATGCTTTTGTATTATATTTCTATTTTTATGAACCGCAGGGATTAA
- a CDS encoding MoxR family ATPase — MELPSSTSVDIRELNERIHQNSAFIELLTMELNKAVVGQKHMVERLLIGLLANGHVLLEGVPGLAKTLAIKSLASAIHAKFARIQFTPDLLPADVLGTMVYNPQDHEFAVRKGPIFANFILADEINRAPAKVQSALLEAMQERQVTIGDHTYKLEEPFLVLATQNPIEQEGTYELPEAQVDRFMLKIVISYPKKEEERHIIRYNLNPQGAAKINQVVTQEDIIKARQLVREVYMDEKIEQYILDIVFATRFPDEYKLKGLKPLIAYGGSPRASINLALAAKAYAFIKRRGYVIPEDVRAVCHDVMRHRIGVTYEAEAENVTSEQILNEILNAVEVP; from the coding sequence ATGGAATTACCATCTTCGACATCTGTAGATATCCGGGAGCTGAATGAGCGCATACACCAGAACAGCGCCTTTATTGAGCTGCTGACAATGGAACTGAACAAGGCCGTTGTAGGCCAGAAGCATATGGTGGAGCGCCTGTTGATAGGACTGCTTGCCAATGGCCACGTGCTGCTTGAGGGAGTGCCCGGACTGGCAAAAACATTGGCTATCAAATCACTGGCTTCAGCAATACACGCAAAGTTTGCCAGGATACAGTTCACACCGGACCTGCTGCCGGCTGACGTGCTGGGTACTATGGTATACAACCCGCAGGACCACGAATTTGCCGTGCGTAAAGGCCCTATATTCGCCAATTTCATACTGGCGGATGAGATCAACCGTGCTCCGGCGAAAGTGCAGAGTGCCTTGCTGGAAGCAATGCAGGAGCGCCAGGTGACCATCGGCGACCATACATACAAGCTGGAGGAGCCTTTCCTGGTGTTGGCTACGCAAAACCCGATAGAACAGGAAGGTACCTACGAATTACCTGAAGCACAGGTAGACCGTTTTATGCTGAAGATCGTTATCAGCTATCCTAAAAAAGAAGAAGAACGTCACATCATACGTTACAACCTGAATCCGCAAGGTGCTGCTAAGATCAACCAGGTGGTAACACAGGAAGACATCATCAAAGCACGCCAACTGGTGCGCGAGGTGTATATGGATGAGAAGATAGAACAGTATATACTTGATATAGTATTTGCTACCCGTTTCCCTGATGAGTATAAGCTCAAAGGACTGAAACCATTGATAGCTTATGGTGGCTCACCGCGCGCTAGTATCAACCTTGCTCTGGCCGCTAAAGCTTATGCTTTCATCAAACGTCGGGGTTATGTGATACCTGAAGATGTACGTGCTGTATGCCACGACGTGATGCGCCATCGTATTGGTGTTACGTACGAAGCGGAAGCAGAGAATGTGACCAGCGAACAGATACTGAACGAGATATTAAATGCTGTGGAAGTGCCATAG
- a CDS encoding NAD(P)-binding domain-containing protein, with translation MSKLNKEAIVGIIGAGAMGSGIAQVAAMAGHKVIVFDTNADALERSKSNLDKTLNRMVEKGKISDAATITDRFTYATSLDAFADCLLIIEAIIENPDIKKKVFADVEKIVSKNCILATNTSSLSVTSIAAACTKAERVIGLHFFNPAPLMALVEVVPAVQTDAALVQECKVLMTDWKKVPVIAKDTPGFIVNRVARPFYGEAIRMMEEGIADAATIDWAMTEIGGFKMGPFTLTDYIGHDVNYVVTETVFQSFFYDPRYKPSFSQKRLLEAGWLGRKSGRGFYNYAEGAELPQPEKDTALGNHIVERVVVMLINEAVDALHLNVASAQDLELAMTKGVNYPKGLLQWCDKWGADKCLNILDGLYNQYHEDRYRASALLRMAAAEQRKFI, from the coding sequence ATGAGCAAATTGAATAAGGAAGCAATAGTAGGTATTATAGGTGCAGGCGCAATGGGCAGTGGAATAGCCCAGGTGGCAGCAATGGCTGGTCATAAGGTAATCGTTTTTGATACGAATGCTGATGCATTGGAAAGGTCAAAGAGCAATCTTGATAAAACGTTGAACCGCATGGTAGAAAAAGGTAAGATAAGCGATGCCGCAACTATTACTGACAGGTTTACTTATGCTACCAGTCTTGATGCATTCGCTGATTGCTTATTGATCATAGAGGCGATAATTGAAAACCCGGACATCAAGAAAAAAGTTTTTGCAGATGTAGAAAAAATAGTTTCAAAAAACTGCATATTGGCTACCAATACTTCATCACTATCCGTTACTTCGATAGCTGCTGCATGTACTAAAGCAGAGAGGGTGATAGGCCTGCATTTTTTCAATCCAGCTCCGCTAATGGCTTTGGTTGAGGTGGTACCTGCTGTACAAACAGATGCCGCACTGGTACAGGAGTGTAAAGTATTAATGACCGACTGGAAGAAAGTGCCGGTCATAGCGAAAGATACACCAGGCTTTATAGTGAACCGTGTAGCAAGGCCATTTTATGGCGAAGCGATACGTATGATGGAAGAAGGTATTGCTGATGCTGCAACAATAGATTGGGCCATGACGGAAATAGGTGGTTTCAAAATGGGGCCGTTTACGCTCACTGACTATATAGGGCATGATGTGAATTATGTAGTGACGGAAACAGTATTCCAATCGTTCTTTTACGACCCCCGATATAAACCATCTTTCTCGCAAAAGCGCCTGCTGGAAGCAGGTTGGTTAGGCCGTAAGTCGGGCAGGGGATTTTACAACTATGCTGAAGGAGCAGAGCTACCACAACCTGAAAAAGATACAGCATTGGGCAATCATATTGTTGAACGTGTAGTAGTTATGCTTATCAACGAGGCTGTAGATGCCTTGCATCTGAATGTTGCTTCAGCACAAGACCTGGAGTTGGCCATGACCAAAGGAGTTAACTACCCTAAAGGGCTGCTGCAATGGTGCGATAAATGGGGTGCTGACAAATGCCTGAATATACTTGACGGCCTGTATAACCAATACCACGAAGACCGTTACAGGGCTAGTGCCTTGTTACGTATGGCTGCTGCGGAACAAAGAAAGTTTATTTAG
- a CDS encoding DUF2341 domain-containing protein — MKQNYKLLLLVVILIGIVNTASAQFLYTMPITVTNHENRDVLGWQVPMYINTAAQVGAGHMQSDGRDIRFSKDCAGTQLLNHFIDSGMNSTQTKIWVKMDTMYASAPRTIYMLYGNTSVSTASTYNTFNGPYTGTNSVTPPSTNTVSNCQRSMKFRANRDIIVSSFGKRTPDATTRYVTLFDFNSQAILRQMQVSGAAAVYSFQNLSNHIWLNANQDYILALYNGSGDMYYYGASGQSSQYITYGDMRYCNSCTENTFPTTVLTNNMYGVPDMEYYTVDTNNITNLPTYQLATTGSGNADITLGEMPYVCPGSSSAPIVFTATTGNPKEYDITWGATAANAGFANVVNAAMPSTSPITVVVPVSAPMGIYTGTLTMKSVCGAGKSHTITINVGGSITTTEQPKDTTVCPRDPASFSSDAKGPSIAYQWQVMAQGGAWTDLSNGGDYANVNTPKLTILQSQNAYNGNLYRCMVTSACALPKPSNGGKLIVQVDPIVSTQPLDVTTNPNSNVNFSVKTASKTATYQWQVASPNDVFVNINDGPIYSGVKTNNLLVRGVSYVQNGFLFRCLLFNSGSCLSPGDTSEAALLTVNPPKSVNDVSSQNTVIVYPNPTGGSELFIKADHTLPAEMNYKMIDKLGRIVSDGNLENTGITKIDITDLTPDVYFVEISDADGNRISMQKFTKL; from the coding sequence ATGAAGCAAAATTACAAGCTGCTATTATTAGTAGTAATATTAATAGGAATCGTCAATACCGCGAGCGCTCAGTTTTTATACACCATGCCAATTACGGTTACCAACCACGAGAATAGAGACGTGCTGGGATGGCAGGTACCCATGTATATTAACACCGCCGCCCAGGTAGGTGCCGGCCACATGCAATCCGATGGCAGGGATATTCGATTTAGTAAAGATTGTGCCGGTACACAATTGCTCAATCACTTTATTGACTCGGGCATGAATAGTACCCAAACCAAAATATGGGTAAAAATGGATACTATGTACGCATCGGCACCGCGAACTATTTATATGCTGTATGGCAACACTTCCGTGTCAACTGCGTCTACTTATAACACCTTTAACGGCCCATATACGGGTACGAACAGTGTTACTCCCCCAAGTACAAATACAGTTTCTAACTGCCAGCGCAGCATGAAGTTCCGCGCCAACAGGGATATTATTGTTTCCAGTTTTGGTAAACGTACCCCGGATGCTACTACAAGGTACGTAACCCTGTTCGACTTCAACTCACAGGCCATACTCAGGCAAATGCAGGTTTCCGGTGCTGCGGCTGTATATTCTTTCCAGAATTTATCTAACCACATATGGTTAAACGCTAACCAGGACTATATACTGGCACTATACAATGGCAGTGGCGACATGTACTACTATGGTGCATCGGGCCAATCTTCGCAGTATATAACATATGGAGATATGCGCTATTGCAACAGTTGTACGGAAAACACGTTCCCTACAACGGTACTGACCAACAACATGTATGGTGTGCCTGATATGGAGTATTATACAGTTGATACCAACAATATCACTAACCTTCCTACATACCAACTGGCTACCACCGGGTCAGGAAATGCTGATATTACGCTGGGCGAGATGCCTTACGTTTGTCCCGGTAGTTCAAGCGCACCAATTGTTTTTACAGCAACAACAGGTAATCCAAAGGAATATGATATCACATGGGGAGCTACCGCAGCAAATGCAGGATTCGCAAATGTTGTGAATGCAGCCATGCCATCCACAAGCCCTATTACGGTTGTTGTACCGGTGTCTGCACCAATGGGGATATATACGGGTACATTGACGATGAAAAGCGTTTGCGGTGCAGGTAAGTCACATACGATAACCATCAATGTGGGCGGCTCTATTACTACGACTGAACAACCTAAAGACACTACTGTTTGTCCGCGTGACCCGGCTTCATTCAGCTCGGATGCCAAAGGACCTTCAATAGCCTACCAATGGCAGGTAATGGCACAGGGTGGTGCGTGGACCGACCTATCTAACGGTGGTGACTATGCTAATGTGAATACACCAAAGCTAACGATACTACAGTCTCAAAATGCATACAATGGCAACCTGTATCGCTGTATGGTGACCAGTGCATGTGCTTTACCTAAACCGTCTAACGGGGGTAAACTCATTGTACAGGTTGACCCGATAGTCAGCACCCAGCCATTGGATGTGACAACGAACCCGAACTCTAATGTAAACTTCTCTGTAAAAACGGCTTCAAAAACCGCAACATATCAATGGCAGGTTGCGTCGCCAAATGATGTATTTGTGAATATCAATGACGGCCCAATCTATTCAGGTGTTAAAACAAATAACCTCCTGGTAAGAGGTGTATCTTATGTTCAAAACGGATTCCTGTTCCGCTGCCTGTTATTCAATTCAGGAAGCTGTTTATCGCCCGGAGATACCAGCGAGGCGGCATTGCTGACAGTCAATCCTCCAAAATCTGTGAACGATGTCAGCAGTCAGAATACGGTGATCGTTTATCCCAATCCTACAGGCGGAAGCGAACTGTTTATTAAAGCCGACCACACATTACCGGCAGAAATGAATTATAAAATGATCGATAAACTTGGCAGAATTGTAAGTGATGGAAACCTGGAAAACACAGGTATTACCAAAATTGACATTACCGATCTTACACCAGATGTTTACTTTGTAGAAATATCGGATGCTGACGGCAACAGGATAAGCATGCAAAAATTCACTAAGCTTTAA
- a CDS encoding phage tail protein: MMEGTMGEIRLFGGNFAPRNWAYCEGQLMSIAANTALFSLLGTTYGGDGRTTFGIPDLRSRVAVGVGQADSGTIYDLGEKGGIENETLTVSQMPSHTHDIAIHLTAQAGLPSYNDEANSSEPSGAGYALPNNDLEIYNVTANNVMGTVTGTYNATVQMGNAGASYPHSNEQPSLGMNFIICTAGIFPSRN, translated from the coding sequence ATTATGGAAGGTACAATGGGCGAAATACGTTTGTTTGGTGGCAATTTTGCACCACGCAACTGGGCATATTGTGAAGGCCAGTTGATGTCAATAGCAGCAAACACAGCCTTATTTTCACTATTAGGCACTACCTACGGCGGCGACGGACGCACCACTTTCGGAATTCCTGATCTGCGCAGCAGGGTTGCTGTAGGTGTAGGTCAGGCTGACTCCGGTACTATTTATGATTTGGGAGAAAAAGGCGGTATAGAGAATGAAACGCTGACTGTTAGCCAGATGCCATCTCATACGCACGATATTGCTATCCACCTGACAGCACAGGCCGGTCTGCCTTCATACAATGATGAGGCGAATTCTTCTGAGCCGAGCGGAGCGGGTTATGCGCTACCTAACAACGACCTGGAAATATACAACGTGACAGCCAATAACGTAATGGGAACTGTGACCGGTACCTATAATGCCACAGTACAAATGGGCAATGCAGGTGCCAGCTATCCTCACTCAAACGAGCAGCCAAGCCTGGGTATGAACTTTATTATCTGTACAGCAGGGATTTTCCCATCCAGGAATTAA
- a CDS encoding TonB-dependent receptor plug domain-containing protein: MKKPLLTMFALGGLVSAYAQSDSTEAAERTLLQPQYLQPVEIRSLRAGSDAPFAKIELDSKEIKKANLGQDLPYLLQYTPSAVVTSDAGAGVGYTGIRVRGTDGTRINVTLNGIPVNDPESQGTFFVNFSDLASSTGSIQLQRGVGTSTNGAGAFGATMSISNMQQYEKAGAELYSSYGSFDTWRNTLKAGTGLLKGGFQFDVRLSKINSRGYIDRSNSDLKSMQFIAGWKVSDKTQLRFMLMTGKEMTKQAWNGVVQDSLATNRTFNELGAMTGGGYYNNQTDNYQQDYYQFFVDHKFSKYISGHAALFMTRGRGYYQEYKQDQAYGSYGLPDYVTGNDTLTSTDLTRQLWLDNYYYGSVFSLIYEKNKTQLTFGGGWNQYAGNHYGDVLWTMNGGVPDNYRWYDLNSQKNDLNLYLKLQQYAGEKLMLFGDLQYRNVAYNIYGFRDNPAIQPMPVYNFFNPKAGATYFIANNGHKVEKLYASIAVANKEPNRTDFEASPVDQPKHEQLYDVEVGFDRTVSKLHLNANYYYMSYKSQLVLTGQINDVGAYTRTNVDNSYRMGIELQASYVPTYWLKAFANATFSQNKIKNFTEYIDNYDDPYGVQNVVKHGTTDIAFSPNVLGSGGLTFSPFRYMQHGQSFEMDLLGKYVGKQYLDNTSDDNRSIDPYGLCDIRIRYSIKTKAVKELGFNLMLNNIFDKKYASNGYTFSYISGAQLNTVNYYYPQAGFNFLLGVNMKW, encoded by the coding sequence ATGAAAAAACCATTACTTACAATGTTTGCATTAGGAGGCCTGGTGTCAGCCTATGCACAATCAGATTCAACAGAAGCGGCAGAACGAACGCTGCTGCAACCACAGTACCTGCAACCGGTAGAGATACGCTCACTACGTGCCGGTTCCGATGCTCCATTTGCTAAGATCGAACTGGATAGCAAAGAAATCAAAAAAGCTAACCTTGGGCAGGACCTGCCGTATTTATTGCAATACACCCCATCGGCAGTTGTAACCTCCGATGCAGGCGCGGGTGTAGGATACACAGGTATCAGGGTGCGTGGTACGGACGGTACCCGCATCAACGTAACACTGAACGGTATCCCGGTAAATGACCCTGAGTCACAGGGAACATTCTTTGTCAACTTCAGCGACCTAGCTTCCTCTACGGGCTCCATACAGTTGCAGCGTGGTGTAGGTACCTCTACCAACGGAGCGGGTGCTTTTGGCGCAACCATGAGTATCAGTAATATGCAGCAGTATGAGAAGGCTGGTGCTGAGCTGTACAGCAGCTATGGTTCTTTCGATACATGGAGAAACACACTGAAGGCTGGTACAGGCTTGCTGAAAGGCGGTTTCCAGTTCGATGTACGTCTATCAAAGATCAACTCACGCGGATATATCGACCGCTCTAACAGCGACCTGAAATCTATGCAGTTCATAGCTGGTTGGAAAGTGAGCGATAAAACACAACTGCGTTTCATGCTGATGACCGGTAAAGAAATGACCAAACAGGCATGGAACGGTGTAGTACAGGATTCACTGGCTACCAACCGTACCTTCAACGAGTTGGGAGCTATGACGGGTGGTGGGTACTACAACAACCAGACAGACAACTACCAGCAGGACTATTACCAGTTCTTTGTTGACCATAAGTTCTCAAAATACATCTCGGGGCATGCCGCATTGTTCATGACGCGCGGCAGGGGCTACTACCAGGAGTACAAGCAAGACCAGGCATACGGCAGTTACGGCCTGCCTGATTATGTAACAGGCAACGATACCTTGACCAGCACAGACCTTACCCGTCAACTTTGGTTAGACAACTACTATTATGGCTCCGTATTCTCGCTGATATATGAGAAGAACAAAACACAACTGACCTTTGGTGGCGGGTGGAACCAATATGCAGGTAACCACTACGGCGATGTGTTATGGACCATGAATGGCGGTGTGCCGGATAACTACCGCTGGTACGACTTGAATTCTCAAAAGAACGACCTGAACCTGTACCTGAAACTACAGCAATATGCAGGCGAGAAGCTAATGCTGTTCGGCGACCTGCAGTACAGGAATGTTGCATATAACATCTATGGTTTCCGCGATAACCCGGCTATACAGCCTATGCCGGTATATAACTTCTTTAACCCCAAAGCCGGTGCTACCTATTTTATAGCCAACAATGGCCACAAAGTTGAAAAGCTGTATGCATCGATAGCCGTTGCAAATAAGGAACCTAACAGGACCGATTTTGAAGCCTCACCTGTTGACCAGCCCAAACATGAGCAACTGTACGATGTTGAAGTTGGTTTCGACAGAACGGTGAGCAAGCTCCACCTGAATGCTAACTATTATTACATGTCCTACAAAAGCCAGTTGGTGCTGACAGGACAGATAAATGACGTAGGCGCTTATACGCGTACCAATGTAGACAACAGCTACAGGATGGGTATAGAGCTGCAGGCGTCTTATGTACCTACCTACTGGCTAAAGGCTTTTGCCAATGCAACTTTTTCTCAGAACAAGATCAAAAACTTTACTGAGTACATAGACAACTATGATGACCCCTATGGTGTACAGAATGTAGTAAAACATGGCACTACAGATATCGCATTTTCTCCCAATGTGTTAGGTTCGGGCGGGCTTACTTTCAGCCCGTTCAGGTATATGCAACATGGGCAGAGCTTTGAAATGGACCTTTTGGGCAAATACGTAGGCAAACAATACCTGGACAATACCAGCGATGACAATCGCAGCATCGACCCTTATGGCCTGTGCGATATCCGTATCAGGTACTCCATCAAAACAAAAGCGGTAAAAGAGTTGGGCTTCAACCTGATGCTGAACAATATTTTCGATAAGAAATACGCCAGCAATGGTTACACGTTCAGCTACATATCTGGCGCACAGCTCAATACGGTTAACTACTACTACCCGCAGGCAGGCTTTAACTTTTTGTTAGGTGTCAATATGAAGTGGTAA
- a CDS encoding MBL fold metallo-hydrolase, which translates to MVVEQLYTKCLSEAAYFIASDGEAAVIDPLRDVDEYIKKAEEMGVKIKYIFETHFHADFVSGHLDLSKKTGAPIVYGPMTVTKFPVHVAKDGEEFSIGKLKIKVLHTPGHTLESSCYLLSDEEGKEHCIFTGDTLFVGDVGRPDLFSGDMSKEQLASMMYDSLNTKIKTLPDNLIVYPAHGPGSSCGKNLGAETFSTIGQQKETNYALQDMTRDDFIIVVTSGLSAPPAYFPVNAKINKEGYENMDELKQTSMTPLTVAELKEKIKNGVWVLDTRPATVFTEAFVPGAISIGLEGRFAEWAGSLLPFDQPLVLVTEPGKEEESVIRLARVGFENVQGYLNGGMEAWINAGEQSDMIVDIEPDELAMDIPHDKKLEVVDVRKPSEFDNCHLKGATNAPLDKLMDPFNVALLDIDKNLYIHCAGGYRSVIAASLLKRQGYNNLRNILGGFAAMKEQKGLKVVTPEKEAL; encoded by the coding sequence ATGGTAGTAGAACAATTATATACAAAGTGCCTGAGTGAAGCAGCTTATTTTATAGCCAGCGACGGTGAAGCAGCGGTAATAGACCCGCTGCGCGATGTGGATGAATACATCAAAAAGGCGGAAGAAATGGGCGTGAAGATCAAATACATCTTCGAAACGCATTTTCATGCTGATTTCGTGAGTGGCCACCTTGACCTGTCTAAGAAAACGGGAGCGCCTATTGTATACGGGCCCATGACAGTAACAAAATTCCCTGTACATGTAGCGAAAGATGGCGAAGAATTCAGTATAGGTAAGCTGAAGATAAAAGTACTGCACACCCCCGGCCATACACTGGAAAGCTCTTGCTACCTGCTAAGCGATGAGGAGGGTAAAGAACACTGCATATTTACAGGTGATACCCTGTTTGTAGGCGATGTGGGCCGTCCTGACCTGTTCAGCGGCGACATGAGCAAAGAGCAACTGGCCAGCATGATGTATGACTCGCTAAACACGAAGATCAAGACCCTGCCCGACAACCTGATTGTATATCCCGCTCACGGTCCCGGCTCGTCATGCGGCAAAAACCTGGGTGCTGAAACTTTCAGTACCATCGGGCAACAAAAAGAAACAAATTATGCCCTGCAGGACATGACGCGTGACGATTTTATCATTGTGGTTACATCAGGACTTTCTGCACCGCCCGCATACTTCCCCGTCAATGCAAAGATCAATAAAGAGGGTTATGAGAACATGGATGAACTGAAACAAACATCCATGACACCACTAACTGTTGCAGAACTAAAAGAAAAAATCAAGAATGGTGTTTGGGTACTGGATACCCGTCCGGCCACCGTCTTCACAGAAGCGTTTGTTCCCGGTGCTATCAGTATCGGTCTTGAAGGGCGTTTTGCCGAGTGGGCCGGTAGCCTGTTGCCGTTCGACCAGCCACTGGTACTGGTAACAGAGCCGGGAAAAGAAGAAGAAAGTGTAATCAGGCTGGCAAGAGTAGGATTTGAGAATGTTCAGGGCTACCTGAACGGCGGAATGGAAGCATGGATAAATGCAGGCGAACAGTCGGATATGATCGTTGATATTGAGCCTGACGAACTGGCGATGGATATACCGCATGACAAAAAACTGGAAGTGGTTGACGTACGCAAACCTTCAGAATTTGACAATTGCCACCTGAAAGGTGCTACCAATGCTCCGCTGGACAAACTGATGGATCCCTTCAATGTAGCCCTGCTGGATATAGACAAGAATCTATATATACACTGTGCAGGTGGCTACCGTTCAGTTATTGCTGCTTCTTTGCTCAAAAGACAGGGATATAACAACCTGCGCAACATACTCGGCGGGTTTGCTGCTATGAAAGAGCAGAAAGGTCTGAAAGTAGTAACGCCTGAAAAGGAAGCGTTATAA